A window of Haloarchaeobius litoreus contains these coding sequences:
- the eif1A gene encoding translation initiation factor eIF-1A, with the protein MSDNDDGGRRNLRMPEDDEVFATVTNMLGANRVRVRCADGVERTARIPGKMQKRVWIREDDVVLVEPWDWQDEKADITWRYEKQDADQLRDEGHI; encoded by the coding sequence ATGAGTGACAACGACGACGGTGGCCGACGAAACCTGCGGATGCCGGAGGACGACGAGGTGTTCGCGACGGTGACGAACATGCTCGGTGCGAACCGGGTCCGTGTCCGCTGTGCCGACGGCGTCGAGCGCACGGCCCGGATTCCGGGCAAGATGCAGAAACGGGTCTGGATCCGGGAGGACGACGTGGTGCTCGTCGAACCGTGGGACTGGCAGGACGAGAAGGCCGACATCACGTGGCGCTACGAGAAACAGGACGCCGACCAGCTCCGCGACGAGGGGCACATCTGA
- a CDS encoding tryptophan--tRNA ligase has protein sequence MTTDDTTTGQHDSNTPADDNAASDDEDHFTVTPYDVSGTVDYDRLLERFGADRLTDEQVGRFPDHPMLRRRIYYAGRSVDRYLDAAEAGETHSIVTGVGPSGPMHLGHALVFYLAKELQDATGAEVLIPLSDDEKYYAKDLTYEEISEYRDENLRDLLAVGFDPEKTTIVVDTEDADVMYPVASALARHLTQSTVDATYGEPDNVGLSFYPAVQAAHLLLPQLVHGEHPTLVPVAVDQDPHVRVCRDVAAKERFPVSKPGALLGRFLPTLDGPGKMSASDDVPAIDLTDEPDDVRDVIREHAFTGGRASVAEHREHGGDPSVDVPFQYLRFFFERDDDELARIEESYREGELLSGELKELASDRIGEFLSAHQRRRAALGELDSELDPYRLTDAERERARQAVGLRG, from the coding sequence ATGACGACAGACGACACCACGACAGGACAGCACGATTCGAACACACCGGCCGACGACAACGCGGCCAGCGACGACGAGGACCACTTCACCGTCACTCCGTACGACGTGTCGGGGACGGTCGACTACGACCGGCTGCTCGAACGGTTCGGGGCGGACCGGCTCACCGACGAGCAGGTGGGACGGTTCCCCGACCACCCGATGCTCCGGCGACGCATCTACTACGCCGGCCGGAGCGTGGACCGGTATCTGGACGCCGCCGAGGCGGGCGAGACGCACTCCATCGTCACCGGCGTCGGGCCCTCTGGCCCGATGCACCTCGGCCACGCGCTCGTGTTCTACCTCGCGAAGGAACTGCAGGACGCGACCGGGGCGGAGGTGCTCATCCCGCTCTCGGACGACGAGAAGTACTACGCGAAGGACCTCACCTACGAGGAGATCTCGGAGTACCGCGACGAGAACCTGCGCGACCTGCTCGCGGTCGGCTTCGACCCCGAGAAGACGACCATCGTGGTCGACACGGAGGACGCGGACGTGATGTACCCGGTCGCGAGCGCGCTCGCCCGGCACCTCACGCAGTCGACGGTCGACGCGACGTACGGCGAACCCGACAACGTCGGGCTCTCGTTCTACCCGGCGGTCCAGGCGGCCCACCTGCTGTTGCCCCAGCTCGTCCACGGCGAGCACCCGACGCTGGTGCCGGTCGCGGTCGACCAGGACCCGCACGTCCGGGTGTGTCGTGACGTGGCCGCGAAGGAGCGCTTCCCCGTCTCGAAGCCGGGCGCGCTGCTCGGGCGGTTCCTCCCGACGCTCGACGGCCCCGGGAAGATGTCCGCCAGCGACGACGTGCCGGCCATCGACCTCACCGACGAGCCCGACGACGTCCGCGACGTCATCCGCGAACACGCGTTCACCGGCGGCCGTGCGAGCGTCGCCGAACACCGCGAGCACGGCGGCGACCCGAGCGTCGACGTGCCGTTCCAGTACCTCCGCTTCTTCTTCGAGCGCGACGACGACGAGCTGGCCCGGATCGAGGAGTCCTACCGGGAGGGCGAGCTGCTCAGCGGCGAGCTGAAGGAGCTCGCGTCGGACCGCATCGGCGAGTTCCTGAGCGCACACCAGCGTCGTCGGGCGGCACTGGGAGAGCTCGACTCCGAACTCGACCCCTACCGGCTGACCGACGCGGAGCGCGAGCGCGCCCGGCAGGCAGTCGGGCTGCGCGGGTAG
- a CDS encoding DUF7470 family protein, which yields MAADMSPGGGSSGPAKYAKMLGISGAIGFLFVLAGIGMIGYFGSLELAAGFALVIAGLGLLLKALVSNALGMLGMGGMF from the coding sequence ATGGCTGCCGACATGAGTCCGGGCGGAGGCTCGTCCGGTCCGGCGAAGTACGCGAAGATGCTCGGGATCTCCGGCGCTATCGGGTTCCTGTTCGTCCTCGCAGGTATCGGGATGATCGGCTACTTCGGCTCGCTCGAACTCGCCGCCGGCTTCGCGCTCGTCATCGCGGGGCTCGGACTGCTCCTGAAGGCGCTCGTGAGCAACGCGCTCGGGATGCTCGGGATGGGCGGGATGTTCTAG
- the rio1 gene encoding serine/threonine-protein kinase Rio1, with product MSDEYGLVEPEAVDEPGDEWEAIDVSDTEADRIARKRDRKFDQFRKRIKDNESLKVEASVFDDATYAALYKLVQDGWVDALGGPISTGKEANVYSALGGDGAADVLGAEAPEVAIKVYRINASDFRDMRDYLVGDPRFEGIGGKKSQVVIAWVRKEYANLQRARRAGVRVPYPLAVERNVLVMEYIGAEEGRAKRLAEVNVENPRTAYEVVREYMRRLHTAGLVHGDLSEYNMVIHDGELVIIDLGQAVTVHHPNAEEFLERDCRNVAAFFSRQGIDVTGEELYEFVVEDDERF from the coding sequence ATGAGCGACGAGTACGGACTGGTGGAACCGGAGGCGGTCGACGAGCCGGGCGACGAGTGGGAGGCCATCGACGTGTCCGACACCGAGGCCGACCGCATCGCCCGCAAGCGCGACCGGAAGTTCGACCAGTTCAGAAAGCGCATCAAGGACAACGAGTCGCTGAAGGTCGAGGCGTCGGTGTTCGACGACGCGACCTACGCCGCCCTCTACAAGCTCGTACAGGACGGCTGGGTCGACGCGCTGGGCGGCCCCATCTCGACCGGGAAGGAGGCCAACGTCTACTCCGCCCTCGGCGGCGACGGCGCGGCCGACGTGCTCGGTGCGGAGGCCCCCGAGGTCGCCATCAAGGTGTACCGCATCAACGCCTCGGACTTCCGCGACATGCGCGACTACCTCGTCGGCGACCCCCGATTCGAGGGCATCGGTGGGAAGAAGTCCCAGGTCGTCATCGCGTGGGTGCGCAAGGAGTACGCGAACCTCCAGCGCGCCCGCCGTGCCGGCGTCCGCGTTCCCTATCCGCTCGCCGTCGAGCGGAACGTCCTCGTCATGGAGTACATCGGCGCGGAGGAGGGCCGGGCGAAGCGCCTCGCCGAGGTGAACGTCGAGAACCCCCGGACCGCATACGAGGTCGTCCGCGAGTACATGCGCCGGCTCCACACCGCCGGGCTGGTCCACGGCGACCTCTCCGAGTACAACATGGTCATCCACGACGGCGAGCTGGTGATCATCGACCTCGGGCAGGCGGTGACGGTCCACCACCCGAACGCCGAGGAGTTCCTCGAACGCGACTGCCGGAACGTGGCCGCCTTCTTCTCCCGCCAGGGCATCGACGTGACCGGCGAGGAGCTCTACGAGTTCGTCGTCGAGGACGACGAGCGGTTCTGA
- a CDS encoding DUF7282 domain-containing protein has product MSHPPQFVVVITALVVAAAILPAVGVGAPTGGNDGPVDAAAPTVPTVESPTENDTAVSLWAGPPGLTGSVDDADDLPDHIGNLSRQSNVVPPNGSFVVRVRLPGLDEQVRNATGTNRTERFLSVADGPALNLRLWAWQDGAMETRFAALSPANATVVRGDSPDTYHLVTEPRDLPAVPATDDTELQYVGDGTGGPLSFAPSPTELEQGPHEPGTGRLYFTADLERQDGPPEHARLTRTPPTLTVAPRAPGIALVDRTGATVHGTTSLPPGTSVDVRVETADGEAVATTTATVRANSSGPDIWPGRPNGWSTTIDATELPDDADLSVVASADWGETQVTERVDTAVVPNESLAEPRLRLQRVSNDTDPTNLPDYVGLHGPSTPTVLLSDDPVVTVQSAVIAAAVEDAPGDNLTERFGAAWAEDMRLLVGYDYRPGHAPPSVFDLADTANVTVVTGDAPATYHVVPDRSAADIFRGEPNADTRRGGPPYATIGSTYLAGFNLFDEFAPQPTELSPNRTAEIATPDATITDDSVGSTLLFRPSTNLTVTGETTLPLSVPLTVELIEVNSSTVLARERTTPTRSSGPRWRPDSNFAATFEYDAEQGVDYVVRVVRNGTVMSSRVPLEVVPREASLTFDDQTSQWGATLNGTNLTHGGFVVLRNGSIDGELLASPEYVYPRDTRAIVQFDEALANRTTVVAVAYRDVDANATLDATDEPYLEDGEPVTATAVIQPPDETATTTPRSVVDTPATTSPEPTPTLGMADPNGTDDDGSVPGFGISGTLAALLALCALVVLRHR; this is encoded by the coding sequence ATGTCACACCCTCCGCAGTTCGTGGTGGTCATCACCGCGCTTGTCGTCGCGGCGGCCATCCTCCCGGCCGTCGGCGTGGGTGCGCCGACGGGTGGGAACGATGGCCCGGTCGACGCGGCGGCACCGACTGTGCCGACGGTCGAGTCTCCCACCGAAAACGACACGGCGGTCAGCCTCTGGGCCGGGCCACCGGGACTCACCGGGAGCGTGGACGACGCCGACGACCTGCCGGACCACATCGGGAACCTGTCCCGCCAGTCGAACGTCGTTCCGCCCAACGGGTCGTTCGTCGTCCGGGTCCGGCTCCCGGGACTCGACGAGCAGGTCCGGAACGCCACCGGCACGAACCGCACCGAACGGTTCCTCTCCGTTGCGGACGGCCCCGCTCTGAACCTCAGGCTCTGGGCCTGGCAGGACGGGGCGATGGAGACACGGTTCGCCGCGCTGTCCCCCGCGAACGCGACGGTCGTCCGTGGTGACTCCCCGGACACGTACCACCTCGTCACCGAACCGCGCGACCTCCCGGCGGTTCCGGCCACCGACGACACCGAGTTGCAGTACGTCGGCGACGGGACCGGCGGGCCGCTTTCGTTCGCCCCCTCGCCCACCGAACTGGAGCAGGGACCCCACGAACCCGGCACCGGCCGGCTCTACTTCACGGCCGACCTCGAACGCCAGGATGGCCCGCCCGAGCACGCCCGCCTCACCCGAACACCGCCCACACTGACCGTCGCCCCACGAGCGCCCGGCATCGCACTCGTCGACAGGACGGGCGCGACGGTCCACGGGACGACCTCGCTCCCGCCCGGCACCAGCGTCGACGTGCGCGTCGAGACCGCCGACGGCGAGGCTGTCGCAACGACGACCGCGACGGTCCGAGCGAACAGCTCGGGGCCGGACATCTGGCCGGGGAGACCGAACGGCTGGTCCACCACCATCGACGCCACCGAACTCCCCGACGATGCCGACCTCTCCGTCGTCGCGAGTGCGGACTGGGGCGAGACACAGGTGACCGAGCGCGTCGACACCGCGGTCGTGCCGAACGAGTCGCTCGCCGAGCCGCGACTCCGACTCCAGCGAGTGTCCAACGACACCGACCCGACAAACCTCCCGGACTACGTCGGTCTCCACGGCCCGAGCACGCCGACGGTGCTGCTCAGCGACGACCCCGTCGTCACCGTCCAGTCGGCGGTCATCGCCGCCGCGGTCGAGGATGCACCCGGCGACAACCTGACCGAGCGGTTCGGTGCAGCCTGGGCCGAGGATATGAGACTCCTCGTTGGCTACGACTACCGACCCGGCCACGCACCGCCGTCGGTGTTCGACCTCGCCGACACGGCGAACGTCACGGTCGTCACTGGCGACGCACCGGCGACGTACCACGTCGTCCCGGACCGCTCGGCGGCCGACATCTTCCGTGGGGAACCCAACGCCGACACCAGACGGGGAGGACCGCCGTACGCCACCATCGGTTCGACGTACCTCGCCGGGTTCAACCTGTTCGACGAGTTCGCACCGCAGCCGACCGAGTTGTCGCCGAACAGGACGGCCGAAATAGCCACCCCCGATGCAACCATCACGGACGACAGCGTCGGGTCGACGCTTCTGTTCCGGCCGTCCACGAACCTGACCGTCACCGGCGAGACGACCCTCCCGCTCTCGGTGCCGCTCACCGTCGAACTGATCGAGGTGAACTCGTCGACTGTGCTCGCACGGGAGCGGACGACCCCGACTCGCTCCAGCGGACCACGGTGGCGGCCCGACTCAAACTTCGCCGCGACCTTCGAGTACGACGCCGAGCAGGGGGTCGACTACGTCGTCCGGGTCGTCCGTAACGGGACGGTCATGTCCAGCCGCGTTCCACTCGAGGTCGTCCCCCGCGAGGCGTCGCTCACGTTCGACGACCAGACGAGCCAGTGGGGGGCGACGCTGAACGGGACGAACCTCACACACGGCGGCTTCGTCGTCCTCCGGAACGGCAGCATCGACGGCGAGCTGCTGGCCAGCCCGGAGTACGTCTACCCCAGGGACACCCGTGCCATCGTGCAGTTCGACGAGGCACTCGCGAACCGCACGACCGTCGTCGCGGTCGCCTACCGCGATGTCGATGCCAACGCGACGCTCGACGCTACCGACGAACCGTATCTGGAGGACGGCGAGCCCGTGACCGCGACGGCGGTCATCCAACCGCCGGATGAGACGGCGACGACCACGCCGAGGTCCGTCGTCGACACGCCGGCGACGACGAGCCCCGAGCCGACGCCGACCCTCGGGATGGCCGACCCGAACGGGACCGACGACGATGGTTCGGTTCCCGGGTTCGGCATCAGCGGGACGCTCGCGGCGCTCCTCGCTCTCTGTGCCCTCGTCGTGCTCAGGCACCGGTGA
- a CDS encoding PhzF family phenazine biosynthesis protein encodes MPHEFHLCDVFATERYAGNQLAVIPDAGDLSTDEMQAVANEMNYSESTFVTGSDDEGWDVRIFTPNSEIPFAGHPTLGTAAVVREHLADDDPDPVTLHLEVGDVPVRVEGESDDPLYWMNQQPPEFGETFDRETAAAALGLSAEDVRDDLPVQWVSTGLPTVVVPLQDRAALERAEVDLDGYAALTGDHDGKNVLAFCPEPRDPAHDYADRVFAPFYGVTEDPATGSSNGCLAGYLVRHRDEPLDAVVEQGYEMSRPSLLHLVAGERDGSDGDGEIEVQVGGRVVPVARGELY; translated from the coding sequence ATGCCCCACGAGTTCCACCTCTGCGACGTGTTCGCCACGGAACGCTACGCCGGGAACCAGCTCGCGGTGATCCCGGACGCGGGCGACCTCTCGACCGACGAGATGCAGGCCGTCGCCAACGAGATGAACTACTCGGAGTCGACGTTCGTCACCGGCAGCGACGACGAGGGCTGGGACGTGCGCATCTTCACCCCCAACAGCGAGATCCCGTTCGCGGGCCACCCGACGCTCGGGACCGCGGCGGTCGTCCGCGAGCACCTCGCGGATGACGACCCGGACCCGGTCACCCTCCACCTCGAAGTCGGCGACGTGCCGGTCCGCGTCGAGGGGGAGTCCGACGACCCGCTGTACTGGATGAACCAGCAGCCGCCCGAGTTCGGCGAGACGTTCGACCGCGAGACGGCCGCCGCCGCGCTCGGCCTCTCCGCGGAGGACGTGCGAGATGACCTCCCCGTCCAGTGGGTGTCGACCGGGCTGCCGACGGTCGTCGTCCCCCTCCAGGACCGCGCTGCCCTCGAACGTGCCGAGGTCGACCTCGACGGCTACGCGGCGCTGACGGGCGACCACGACGGGAAGAACGTGCTCGCGTTCTGTCCGGAGCCGCGCGACCCGGCCCACGACTACGCCGACCGCGTGTTCGCGCCGTTCTACGGCGTGACGGAGGACCCGGCGACGGGCTCCTCGAACGGCTGTCTCGCGGGCTACCTGGTCCGGCACCGGGACGAGCCGCTCGACGCGGTCGTCGAGCAGGGCTACGAGATGAGCCGGCCGTCGCTGCTCCACCTCGTCGCCGGGGAGCGAGACGGGAGCGACGGAGACGGTGAGATCGAGGTGCAGGTCGGTGGCCGGGTCGTGCCGGTCGCACGCGGCGAGCTGTACTGA
- a CDS encoding DUF460 domain-containing protein, whose protein sequence is MSARTTALDAVVFGVDIQSGDVRGDAPSYALVAFDGESVERDVVTYRKLRRRIDDEEPAIVATDNMYELAEDKDALVHFLGSLPDETRLVQVTGDEQPEPLSRVASRHGVPYGKDPMKEAEAAARLAAANVGYEVSAFTDTTTVKVSRGRSTGSGGWSQDRYTRRIHGNVKTRSREVASKLDDAGLDFERDVTEKYGGYANAVFTVDAHPADIPVSRGRSGDTRIEIERERRDGIEFEPLAKRRDHVIVGMDPGTTTAVAVVSLDGQVHDVLSTRTADTAAVIEWVIERGRPVIVAADVEPMPETVEKVRRSFDAAPWIPTSDLPIDEKQHRTRETGYDNDHERDALAAALFAFDDHEDQFERIARKTPPALDRGVVISRVLAGEGGVEAVVSDLIEEDEEDEEEHEHDPRELTAEEKRIRDLERQVERLQSHVDELQDTVSEKDERIDELESELSDARREERREARERRTVTRLERRNNALERDVADREETIEALEGKLDRLKELWKLDHSNFADVEEKKRGLVPVKPVAKFTKGAIEDAHDRYGLAPDDVVYLRDASGAGRSTAEKLVKHEPRVVLKEGGLSDVADEVLFEHGIPVGPADDVAMQEVDELAVAREDDVESVIEDWEERAEERKKDRKSEMVDRLISEHRADEAGSNAF, encoded by the coding sequence GTGAGCGCCCGTACCACGGCCCTCGACGCGGTTGTGTTCGGCGTGGACATCCAGAGCGGGGACGTCCGGGGGGACGCCCCGTCGTACGCGCTCGTCGCCTTCGACGGCGAGTCCGTCGAGCGCGATGTCGTCACCTACCGGAAGCTGCGCCGACGCATCGACGACGAGGAGCCAGCCATCGTCGCCACCGACAACATGTACGAACTCGCCGAGGACAAGGACGCCCTCGTCCACTTCCTCGGTAGCCTGCCGGACGAGACACGGCTCGTGCAGGTGACGGGCGACGAACAGCCCGAACCCCTCTCGCGCGTCGCCTCCCGCCACGGCGTCCCCTACGGGAAGGACCCCATGAAGGAGGCCGAGGCCGCCGCGCGCCTCGCCGCCGCGAACGTCGGCTACGAGGTCAGCGCCTTCACCGACACGACGACGGTGAAGGTGTCCCGTGGCCGCTCGACCGGCAGCGGCGGCTGGAGCCAGGACCGCTACACCCGGCGCATCCACGGCAACGTCAAGACCCGCTCGCGGGAGGTCGCCTCGAAGCTGGACGACGCCGGGCTCGACTTCGAGCGCGACGTGACCGAGAAGTACGGCGGCTACGCCAACGCCGTCTTCACCGTCGACGCCCACCCAGCCGACATCCCCGTCTCCCGCGGCCGCTCGGGCGACACGCGAATCGAGATCGAGCGGGAGCGCCGCGACGGCATCGAGTTCGAACCGCTGGCGAAGCGCCGCGACCACGTCATCGTCGGGATGGACCCCGGCACGACCACGGCGGTCGCCGTCGTCTCCCTCGACGGGCAGGTCCACGACGTGCTCTCGACGCGAACAGCCGACACCGCCGCCGTCATCGAGTGGGTCATCGAGCGCGGGCGGCCCGTCATCGTCGCCGCCGACGTGGAGCCGATGCCCGAGACCGTCGAGAAGGTCCGCCGGAGCTTCGACGCCGCCCCCTGGATTCCCACCTCGGACCTCCCGATCGACGAGAAGCAGCACCGGACCCGCGAGACCGGCTACGACAACGACCACGAGCGCGACGCACTCGCCGCCGCGCTGTTCGCCTTCGACGACCACGAGGACCAGTTCGAGCGCATCGCCCGGAAGACCCCACCCGCGCTCGACCGGGGCGTCGTCATCTCGCGCGTGCTCGCGGGGGAGGGCGGCGTCGAGGCCGTCGTCTCGGACCTCATCGAGGAGGACGAAGAGGACGAGGAGGAACACGAGCACGACCCGCGCGAGCTCACCGCAGAGGAGAAGCGCATCCGCGACCTCGAACGCCAGGTCGAGCGACTCCAGTCCCACGTCGACGAGCTACAGGACACCGTCTCGGAGAAGGACGAGCGCATCGACGAGCTCGAATCGGAGCTCTCCGATGCCCGCCGCGAGGAGCGCCGCGAGGCCAGAGAGCGCCGCACCGTCACCCGACTCGAACGTCGGAACAACGCGCTCGAACGCGACGTCGCGGACCGCGAGGAGACCATCGAGGCGCTGGAGGGCAAGCTCGACCGCCTGAAGGAGCTCTGGAAGCTCGACCACTCGAACTTCGCCGACGTCGAGGAGAAGAAACGGGGCCTCGTCCCGGTCAAGCCGGTCGCGAAGTTCACGAAGGGTGCCATAGAGGACGCCCATGACCGCTACGGGCTCGCCCCCGACGACGTGGTCTACCTGCGCGACGCCTCCGGCGCGGGCCGGTCGACCGCCGAGAAGCTCGTCAAACACGAACCCCGCGTCGTCCTCAAGGAGGGCGGGCTCTCCGACGTCGCCGACGAGGTGCTGTTCGAGCACGGGATTCCCGTCGGCCCCGCGGACGACGTGGCGATGCAGGAGGTCGACGAGCTCGCCGTCGCCCGCGAGGACGACGTGGAGTCGGTCATCGAGGACTGGGAGGAGCGCGCGGAAGAGCGCAAGAAGGACCGGAAGTCGGAGATGGTCGACCGGCTCATCAGCGAGCACCGCGCCGACGAGGCCGGGAGCAACGCCTTCTAG
- a CDS encoding DUF7282 domain-containing protein — MPQSPRTVTVVTLLVVTATLLPVVGVATVGHGDTAELNSPTDTLPRNDTTVRLHRVPNGTSPTSLPDHVGLDEPSDPVFFPGDRLVVTVQSQALARNVSNASGASLTERFAATQTNGSRLWVTQTNPTPQQEPKVVDLSDAANLTVVAGDRPATYHVVVDTWAVETVYGDPADAELHAAELRPEEEFYAGFDEFPDGEPPMNRTISVGTADIDVPGGYRSEVYRLQPEANATVSGDAVLPPSTPVTVELVNATTGRVVASDRATVERTDGGDSTEFRFTAGLNLTGEYGDGYELHVRSNGTGIGDAVPAAVHPREASLSFRNDTARWGTTVENATLTWGGFVVLREVGDPAVFLGASSYVYPGTEPEQVGVQFDDAIDEPTTVVAVAYRDVDRDGEFDQADEPYLHNGEPVTAMAVVEPPEETATPTATPTSSATPTPRDVGTTATTDTATTPTLGMSDPDDTDDDGSIPGFGVSGTLAALLALGALGVRRR; from the coding sequence ATGCCACAGTCCCCGCGAACCGTGACAGTGGTGACGCTGCTCGTCGTCACGGCGACGCTCCTCCCCGTCGTCGGCGTCGCCACGGTCGGTCACGGTGACACCGCCGAACTGAATAGTCCGACAGACACCCTCCCCCGGAACGACACGACCGTCCGGCTCCACCGCGTCCCGAACGGCACCAGTCCGACGAGTCTCCCCGACCACGTCGGGCTCGACGAACCGAGCGACCCCGTCTTCTTCCCGGGTGACCGGCTGGTCGTCACGGTGCAGTCGCAGGCCCTCGCGAGGAACGTCTCGAACGCCTCCGGCGCGAGCCTCACCGAACGGTTCGCCGCCACGCAGACGAACGGGTCGCGGCTCTGGGTGACCCAGACCAATCCGACGCCGCAGCAGGAACCGAAGGTCGTCGACCTCTCGGACGCGGCGAACCTGACGGTCGTCGCTGGCGACCGGCCGGCGACGTACCACGTCGTCGTCGACACGTGGGCGGTCGAGACGGTCTACGGTGACCCAGCGGATGCCGAACTGCACGCCGCGGAGCTCCGCCCGGAGGAGGAGTTCTACGCCGGGTTCGACGAGTTCCCCGACGGGGAGCCGCCGATGAACCGGACGATATCGGTCGGGACGGCCGACATCGACGTACCGGGCGGCTACAGGTCGGAGGTGTACCGGCTCCAGCCGGAGGCGAACGCGACCGTCAGCGGGGACGCCGTACTCCCACCGTCGACGCCGGTGACGGTCGAGCTGGTGAACGCGACGACCGGCCGCGTCGTCGCCAGCGACCGGGCGACCGTCGAGCGGACCGACGGCGGCGACAGCACCGAGTTCCGGTTCACCGCCGGCCTGAACCTCACCGGCGAGTACGGCGACGGGTACGAGCTACACGTCCGCTCCAACGGGACCGGCATCGGCGACGCGGTTCCCGCCGCGGTCCACCCGCGCGAGGCGTCGCTCTCGTTCCGCAACGACACCGCACGGTGGGGGACGACCGTCGAGAACGCGACGCTCACCTGGGGCGGCTTCGTCGTGCTCCGAGAGGTCGGTGACCCCGCCGTCTTCCTGGGAGCCTCGTCGTACGTGTACCCGGGAACCGAGCCCGAACAGGTCGGCGTGCAGTTCGACGACGCCATCGACGAGCCGACGACCGTCGTCGCCGTCGCCTACCGCGACGTGGACCGCGACGGGGAGTTCGACCAGGCAGACGAACCCTACCTGCACAACGGCGAGCCCGTGACCGCGATGGCCGTCGTCGAACCGCCCGAGGAGACCGCGACACCGACGGCGACACCCACATCGTCGGCAACACCGACCCCGCGAGACGTGGGGACGACAGCTACCACGGACACCGCCACGACGCCGACCCTCGGGATGTCCGACCCCGACGACACCGACGACGACGGGTCGATCCCCGGATTCGGCGTGTCAGGAACGCTCGCTGCGCTGCTCGCACTCGGCGCACTCGGCGTCCGTCGCCGATGA